One region of Endozoicomonas sp. Mp262 genomic DNA includes:
- the nagB gene encoding glucosamine-6-phosphate deaminase — protein sequence MRLIPLACKSDVGKWSAKYIADRIKDFSPTKEKPFVLGLPTGSTPLATYNELIRLYKNGQVSFKHVITFNMDEYVGIPTDHPESYRSFMFNNFFEHIDIPHDNINLLDGNASDLDAECHRYEEKMRNAGGVELFLGGVGHDGHIAFNEPGSSLTSRTRIKTLTDKTRQANSRFFNGDINQVPKHSLTIGVGTLMDAREVMILVTGSDKALALKAAVEGSVNHLWTVSALQMHQKAMIICDEDATMELRVKTLKYFSELEAENIKSL from the coding sequence ATGCGACTGATTCCTCTGGCTTGCAAGTCTGATGTGGGCAAATGGTCTGCTAAATACATTGCTGACAGAATCAAGGATTTTTCTCCAACAAAGGAAAAGCCCTTTGTACTTGGACTCCCCACAGGTAGCACCCCGCTTGCAACCTATAACGAGCTAATCCGGCTATACAAAAATGGTCAGGTGAGTTTTAAACATGTGATCACTTTTAATATGGATGAATATGTAGGCATACCTACTGACCATCCTGAATCTTACAGAAGCTTCATGTTCAATAACTTTTTTGAGCACATTGATATCCCCCACGACAATATTAACTTGCTGGATGGTAATGCCAGTGACCTTGATGCTGAATGCCACCGCTATGAAGAAAAAATGCGCAATGCTGGAGGGGTCGAGCTGTTTTTAGGGGGGGTCGGTCATGATGGTCATATTGCTTTTAATGAGCCTGGCTCTTCCCTGACCTCCAGAACCCGCATTAAAACACTCACCGATAAAACCCGTCAGGCCAATTCCCGTTTTTTTAATGGTGATATCAACCAGGTTCCCAAACACTCCTTGACCATTGGTGTTGGCACCTTGATGGATGCCAGGGAAGTCATGATCCTGGTTACCGGATCCGACAAGGCCCTTGCACTAAAAGCGGCAGTAGAAGGTTCAGTCAACCATTTATGGACGGTATCAGCGCTGCAAATGCATCAGAAAGCGATGATTATCTGTGATGAAGATGCAACGATGGAATTGAGGGTTAAAACCCTGAAATACTTTTCTGAACTGGAAGCAGAAAACATTAAAAGTCTTTAA
- a CDS encoding fumarylacetoacetate hydrolase family protein — protein MKYKHRWISGDRIDLPEGKVVCVGRNYAAHINELNNPLPDDPVLFIKPGTALSNIERILSLPKRRGEIHYELEIALLMESTLTDASESDALDGIKAVGLALDLTLRDIQSKQKTKGLPWEVAKAFDGSCPVSGFVAKEHINDLSTLEFSLEINGGLRQQGMVANMLTSIPGLLSYMSRHFTLLPGDIVLTGTPAGVGPLVEGDQLVLSISDIFSVQTRCHYK, from the coding sequence ATGAAATACAAGCATCGCTGGATTAGTGGAGATCGTATAGACCTGCCTGAGGGTAAGGTTGTTTGTGTTGGCAGGAACTATGCGGCCCATATTAATGAGCTAAATAACCCACTGCCTGATGATCCTGTGCTTTTTATTAAGCCTGGTACCGCTTTAAGCAATATAGAGCGTATTTTATCCCTTCCGAAGCGCAGGGGGGAGATACACTATGAACTGGAAATTGCCTTGCTAATGGAGTCAACGCTTACGGATGCCAGTGAGAGTGACGCGTTAGATGGCATAAAGGCTGTAGGTTTGGCGCTTGACCTGACCTTAAGAGACATTCAGTCAAAGCAGAAAACTAAAGGGCTTCCCTGGGAAGTGGCGAAGGCATTTGATGGTAGCTGTCCGGTTTCCGGCTTTGTGGCGAAAGAGCATATCAATGATCTCTCAACCCTTGAGTTTAGTCTTGAGATAAATGGAGGGTTGAGGCAACAGGGTATGGTGGCCAATATGCTGACATCCATTCCCGGGCTGCTGAGCTATATGAGTCGGCATTTTACTCTTCTGCCCGGAGATATTGTGTTAACAGGGACTCCCGCAGGTGTTGGCCCTTTAGTGGAGGGGGATCAACTGGTATTGTCTATTAGTGATATATTTTCAGTTCAAACCCGGTGTCATTATAAGTAA
- a CDS encoding response regulator yields the protein MTDSNASSGFGLHILVAEDNPVNQLVAEKLLKKLGCTCVIANNGREAIGMLASGTYDLILMDVMMPELDGMSATREIRAVKNETTDIPIVAFTANAMKSDQEACYAAGMNDFISKPVTVDRMREMLAKWTAIIKGEKAG from the coding sequence GTGACAGACTCAAACGCCTCAAGTGGTTTTGGGCTCCATATACTGGTAGCAGAAGATAATCCGGTAAATCAGCTGGTGGCAGAAAAGCTACTTAAAAAGCTGGGCTGTACCTGCGTTATTGCCAATAACGGTAGGGAGGCAATAGGCATGTTAGCCAGTGGAACCTACGATTTGATCCTGATGGATGTGATGATGCCTGAGCTGGACGGGATGTCTGCTACCCGTGAAATCCGTGCCGTAAAAAATGAGACAACCGATATTCCCATAGTCGCTTTTACTGCCAATGCCATGAAGTCAGACCAGGAAGCCTGCTATGCTGCCGGTATGAATGATTTTATATCAAAGCCTGTAACCGTTGATCGAATGAGAGAAATGCTTGCTAAATGGACCGCCATAATCAAGGGCGAAAAGGCCGGATAG
- a CDS encoding phosphate ABC transporter substrate-binding protein PstS family protein, which yields MKLKALICTLAIAMNAQVAKASQVDSRLPAYDKSSGVSGNLSSVGSDTLANLMTLWAEDFKRQYPNVNVQIQAAGSSTAPTALSEGTANVGPMSRKMKDRELEAFEKKYGYKPTAVPVAIDALALFVNKDNPIKGLTLSEVDAIFSSTLKCGEKAEIRTWGDAGLSGSWLNRSIQLYGRNSVSGTYGYFKKKALCKGDFRSNVNEQPGSASVVQSVSASVNGIGYSGIGYKTSSVRTVPIAKNSRQDFIEATPENAVKGHYPLARFLYVYVNKAPNKSLQPLEREFLKLVLSKQGQEVVVKDGYIPLPLAVVEKQWVALGLK from the coding sequence ATGAAGCTGAAAGCACTGATTTGTACCCTTGCTATAGCAATGAATGCTCAGGTAGCCAAAGCCAGTCAGGTTGATTCCCGGTTACCAGCCTATGACAAATCCAGTGGGGTTTCCGGAAATTTATCCAGTGTTGGCTCAGATACTTTGGCTAATCTTATGACACTCTGGGCAGAAGACTTTAAGCGACAATATCCCAATGTAAATGTCCAGATTCAGGCCGCAGGGTCATCCACAGCTCCTACGGCCCTTTCAGAGGGAACGGCTAATGTGGGACCCATGAGCCGTAAGATGAAAGACCGCGAACTGGAAGCTTTCGAAAAAAAATATGGATATAAACCGACGGCAGTGCCCGTTGCTATTGATGCACTTGCCTTGTTTGTAAATAAGGATAACCCCATTAAAGGATTGACCCTGTCAGAAGTGGACGCCATCTTTTCCTCAACCCTCAAATGTGGGGAAAAAGCTGAAATCAGAACCTGGGGGGATGCCGGGTTATCAGGCTCCTGGTTAAACCGCTCCATTCAGTTGTATGGGCGTAATTCGGTCTCCGGTACTTATGGTTATTTTAAAAAGAAAGCCCTTTGCAAAGGAGACTTCAGAAGCAATGTTAATGAGCAGCCAGGTTCTGCTTCGGTTGTTCAATCTGTCAGTGCCTCAGTGAATGGTATCGGTTACTCAGGTATTGGTTATAAAACCTCCAGTGTTCGCACGGTACCCATTGCAAAAAATTCCCGTCAGGATTTTATTGAGGCAACACCGGAGAATGCTGTGAAGGGGCATTATCCTCTTGCCCGCTTTCTCTATGTTTATGTCAATAAAGCGCCTAATAAATCGTTACAACCTCTGGAGCGTGAGTTTTTAAAACTGGTGCTGTCGAAGCAGGGACAAGAGGTGGTGGTGAAAGATGGTTATATTCCTCTGCCCTTAGCGGTGGTTGAAAAACAATGGGTTGCCCTTGGTTTGAAATAA
- the serA gene encoding phosphoglycerate dehydrogenase: protein MPATSMDKSKIPFLLLEGVHPSAVEILEASGYTNIDYVSQSLSIEELKERIAHVRFVGIRSRTQLTDEIFEAAKKLVAVGCFCIGTNQVSLEAATRRGIPVFNAPYSNTRSVAELVLAEIILLLRGIPEKNALAHKGGWKKSAKDAYESRGKKLGIIGYGNIGSQLGILAESLGMEVYFYDVVNRLPIGNATQVHALHTLLGMVDVVSLHVPETDATQWMIGTDEFNAMREGSVLINASRGTIVDIDALVTTLQKGKLLGAAIDVFPEEPYSNNDEFVSPLKGFDNVILTPHVGGSTQEAQQNIGREVAEKLVLYSDNGTTLSSVNFPEVALPAYPGKHRLLHIHRNIPGVLSAINQFFSENNINISGQYLQTNEHVGYVVMDVDAAHSNMALEKLKGIEGTIRCRVLY, encoded by the coding sequence ATGCCTGCAACATCCATGGATAAAAGCAAAATTCCTTTTCTACTGCTGGAAGGTGTTCATCCGTCAGCAGTGGAAATTCTGGAGGCTTCTGGCTATACCAACATTGATTACGTTAGTCAGTCACTGTCTATTGAAGAACTGAAAGAGCGCATCGCCCATGTTCGTTTTGTTGGAATACGCTCCCGTACCCAGCTGACTGATGAAATTTTCGAGGCCGCAAAAAAATTAGTGGCTGTGGGTTGCTTCTGTATAGGAACCAACCAGGTATCCCTTGAAGCGGCAACCCGCCGGGGGATTCCTGTGTTCAATGCGCCTTATTCCAATACCCGCTCCGTAGCAGAACTGGTTCTGGCAGAAATCATCTTATTGCTTCGTGGAATTCCTGAAAAAAATGCCCTTGCCCATAAAGGAGGCTGGAAAAAAAGTGCAAAAGATGCCTATGAAAGCCGGGGTAAAAAGCTGGGCATAATAGGTTATGGCAATATTGGTAGCCAACTGGGAATACTGGCTGAATCCCTGGGCATGGAAGTTTATTTTTATGATGTGGTAAACCGGCTCCCCATTGGCAATGCCACCCAGGTTCATGCGCTACATACATTATTAGGTATGGTTGATGTCGTGAGCCTTCACGTCCCTGAAACAGACGCTACCCAATGGATGATTGGCACTGATGAATTCAATGCCATGAGAGAGGGGAGCGTCCTTATCAATGCTTCCCGGGGAACCATTGTTGATATTGATGCTTTGGTAACCACCCTGCAAAAGGGTAAGTTATTAGGGGCTGCCATTGACGTGTTTCCTGAGGAACCCTACTCCAACAATGATGAGTTTGTTAGTCCATTAAAGGGGTTCGATAATGTTATTCTAACTCCCCATGTCGGAGGGAGTACCCAGGAAGCCCAACAAAATATTGGCAGGGAGGTCGCAGAAAAACTGGTTCTATACAGTGATAACGGGACAACATTGTCTTCCGTGAACTTTCCTGAGGTGGCTTTGCCCGCCTACCCCGGAAAGCACCGGCTACTTCATATCCACCGGAATATCCCCGGCGTTTTAAGTGCTATCAACCAGTTTTTCTCAGAGAATAATATCAATATCAGTGGTCAATACCTGCAAACCAATGAACATGTCGGTTACGTCGTTATGGACGTGGATGCCGCCCATAGCAATATGGCCCTGGAAAAACTGAAGGGGATAGAAGGCACAATACGTTGCCGGGTGCTTTACTAA
- a CDS encoding prolyl oligopeptidase family serine peptidase gives MKAPVALKKPVVIRQHGSERIDNYQWLRDKNWQKFIAGDLDFDNPEVLAYIKQENTYKDHMMADYKEVEKTLYHEILSRIKEDDESWPVKKGDYFYYYREEKGKDYEILCRKHRSKEAPEEIYFDINKEAEGKDLYMFGPSATNRAQTYFAYGYNLTGSMDRAIKVRDLATGKDLDWEFANSTGSFLWGDNEHLYIIERDEFARGKNLYKINIHKGPEHKQLIFSKPEKYDSMFMSLSQTNDRNYFLLYLETGSTHVIYVSEKGTDQFHEFALGENDVTFNIDHFKGEFYILTNLGEANNYKVMKCPVEQDKWPQQNWQEFIGQEEAICLNGITFYNRFLVIERKNNQKALDEIAVMDMSSGNVSYINMPDQAYDLVFSGDWDHNASTVRLDYDSPVSPNKVLELDLKTGKTREAYTKQIPNYDASNYVVKREFAKARDGELVPVTLIHKKGLLLNGKNKAFVYGYGSYGYGMTAHFSSRIFSLIDRGFVYAIAHIRGGDDKGYSWYLDGKMHNKMNTFYDFIDSCEYLINQGYTAKGQIAINGGSAGGLLMGAVTNLRPDLFGCVVADVAFVDVINTINDDSLPLTPPEWEEWGNPITRKEDFEYIMQYSPYDNITAQNYPPMLFNSGISDEQVTYWEPTKMVAKLRALKTDNNPLLLNLKMHSGHAGASKRYEWIEEAAFDYAFILKCLEK, from the coding sequence ATGAAAGCACCTGTGGCATTAAAAAAACCTGTTGTTATCAGACAACATGGCAGTGAAAGAATAGACAACTACCAATGGCTACGGGACAAAAACTGGCAAAAATTCATTGCTGGTGACCTGGATTTTGATAACCCAGAGGTTCTTGCCTATATTAAGCAGGAAAACACCTACAAAGACCACATGATGGCTGATTATAAAGAGGTTGAGAAAACCCTTTATCATGAAATCCTGTCCCGAATAAAGGAGGATGATGAGTCCTGGCCTGTGAAAAAAGGGGATTACTTTTATTATTACCGGGAAGAAAAAGGAAAAGATTACGAAATCCTCTGCCGGAAACATCGATCTAAAGAAGCACCCGAAGAAATTTATTTTGATATCAATAAAGAAGCGGAAGGCAAAGATCTTTATATGTTTGGACCCTCTGCTACAAACCGGGCTCAAACCTATTTTGCCTATGGCTATAACTTGACAGGCTCCATGGATAGGGCTATCAAGGTCAGGGATCTGGCAACCGGTAAAGATCTTGACTGGGAGTTTGCCAATAGCACGGGTTCATTTCTTTGGGGTGATAATGAGCATTTATATATTATCGAACGGGATGAGTTTGCCAGGGGGAAAAACCTCTACAAAATTAATATCCATAAAGGTCCTGAACATAAACAGCTGATTTTTTCAAAGCCTGAAAAATACGACAGTATGTTTATGTCATTATCACAGACCAATGATAGAAACTATTTTCTTCTTTATCTTGAGACAGGCTCTACCCATGTTATATATGTCTCTGAAAAGGGTACAGACCAATTCCATGAGTTTGCCTTGGGTGAAAATGATGTCACCTTTAACATTGACCATTTTAAGGGCGAATTTTATATCCTTACAAATCTCGGTGAGGCAAATAATTATAAAGTGATGAAGTGCCCTGTAGAGCAGGACAAGTGGCCACAACAAAACTGGCAAGAATTTATTGGTCAAGAAGAGGCTATCTGTCTTAATGGCATAACATTCTACAATCGCTTTCTGGTAATAGAGCGAAAAAATAATCAAAAAGCTCTTGATGAGATAGCAGTGATGGATATGTCATCTGGCAATGTAAGCTATATCAATATGCCAGACCAAGCCTATGACCTGGTGTTTTCCGGAGACTGGGATCACAATGCTTCCACAGTGCGCCTGGATTACGACTCGCCTGTAAGCCCAAATAAAGTACTTGAGCTGGACTTGAAAACCGGCAAAACCCGGGAAGCCTATACCAAACAGATTCCAAACTATGATGCCTCTAACTATGTTGTTAAAAGGGAGTTTGCCAAAGCCCGTGATGGCGAGCTTGTTCCTGTTACCCTGATCCACAAAAAAGGCCTTCTTCTCAACGGAAAAAATAAGGCGTTTGTCTACGGTTATGGTTCCTATGGCTACGGCATGACGGCCCATTTCTCTTCAAGAATATTCAGTCTGATTGATCGAGGCTTTGTTTATGCCATTGCCCATATCCGGGGTGGTGATGATAAGGGCTACTCCTGGTATCTTGATGGCAAAATGCATAACAAGATGAATACCTTTTATGACTTTATTGATAGCTGTGAATACCTGATCAACCAGGGCTATACAGCAAAAGGACAAATCGCCATCAATGGTGGCAGTGCCGGTGGATTACTAATGGGGGCAGTCACCAACCTCAGGCCTGATTTATTTGGCTGTGTTGTCGCTGATGTCGCTTTTGTGGACGTTATCAATACCATCAACGATGACTCCCTGCCCTTAACACCTCCAGAGTGGGAAGAGTGGGGTAACCCCATTACCCGCAAGGAAGACTTTGAATACATTATGCAGTACTCACCCTATGACAATATAACAGCACAGAACTACCCCCCCATGCTCTTCAATTCCGGTATCTCGGATGAGCAGGTGACTTATTGGGAACCCACAAAAATGGTAGCCAAACTCAGGGCGCTTAAAACAGACAACAACCCCTTACTACTCAATCTAAAAATGCACTCCGGGCATGCCGGAGCCAGCAAGCGCTACGAGTGGATAGAGGAAGCGGCTTTTGATTACGCTTTTATTTTAAAATGTCTGGAAAAGTAG
- a CDS encoding MFS transporter — protein sequence MFRFAPPLLGLFIFALGSGYLMTMVPLLVSSREGDGLLAGYLGGVYYLGLFAGSFRSERTVSRVGHIRSFAAFMALLCSSTLGLAITDSIPVWVVLRFLNGLAVAGIFVVVESWLLCESGQHNRGRILAIYMVALYGANAIGQLFIGFFPEGSPLAFVLIGLLFSLSIVPPSLARVPSPVLESAPGVNIIELFKLTPSAMLGCMMGGMVLGALYALLPVQLLAQTGSNETVGVLMAVTMAGGMLLQYPVGHFSDFVDRRKVLVAISAAGSLCCLMYMLLDGAGWLATGLLFLIGGTTFALYPIAISHGCDHMKPTDIVAGTQGLLLSYSLGSCIGPVVAGFFMHYLNGGLMLYFVLVMGLLTLFFLLRIPFRPAIVTGEDQAFVAVTRTTPVVAQIDPRNETTEHGHQK from the coding sequence ATGTTCCGTTTTGCCCCTCCCTTACTAGGGCTATTCATTTTTGCGCTGGGCAGTGGTTATCTAATGACGATGGTACCATTGCTTGTCAGTAGTCGTGAAGGTGATGGTTTGTTGGCAGGGTATCTGGGAGGTGTTTACTACCTGGGTCTGTTTGCAGGCTCTTTTCGCTCTGAGCGAACGGTTAGTAGAGTTGGCCATATTCGATCTTTTGCTGCATTTATGGCCTTGCTATGCAGTTCAACTCTGGGGTTGGCCATTACAGATTCTATACCCGTTTGGGTAGTGCTCAGGTTTCTGAATGGTTTGGCGGTAGCCGGGATTTTCGTTGTGGTTGAATCATGGCTGCTCTGTGAAAGTGGACAACACAATCGGGGTAGAATACTGGCTATATACATGGTTGCACTTTACGGTGCAAACGCTATAGGACAGTTATTTATCGGGTTTTTTCCTGAAGGCAGTCCATTGGCGTTTGTGCTGATTGGTTTGCTCTTTTCTTTATCTATAGTTCCTCCTTCCTTGGCAAGGGTTCCGAGTCCTGTGCTTGAATCTGCTCCCGGGGTTAATATTATCGAGCTATTCAAGCTGACACCTTCTGCCATGCTAGGTTGCATGATGGGGGGGATGGTGCTTGGTGCCCTGTATGCCCTATTGCCGGTACAACTGCTCGCACAGACGGGTAGTAATGAGACGGTAGGTGTTCTCATGGCTGTCACCATGGCCGGAGGAATGTTACTGCAATATCCGGTTGGGCATTTCTCCGATTTTGTAGACCGTAGAAAGGTTTTGGTAGCCATTAGTGCGGCTGGCAGCTTGTGTTGTCTCATGTACATGTTGCTTGATGGAGCTGGATGGCTGGCCACAGGCCTGCTGTTTTTAATTGGAGGTACCACATTTGCGCTTTATCCGATAGCCATCAGCCATGGTTGCGACCACATGAAGCCAACAGACATTGTGGCAGGAACACAAGGCTTATTGCTCAGCTATAGCCTGGGTTCATGTATTGGGCCGGTGGTGGCAGGATTTTTTATGCACTACTTAAATGGGGGATTGATGCTTTATTTTGTCCTTGTTATGGGGCTGCTTACTCTATTTTTCCTCTTACGCATTCCCTTTCGCCCAGCCATTGTCACTGGCGAGGACCAGGCTTTTGTGGCTGTCACAAGAACAACCCCGGTGGTGGCACAGATTGACCCAAGAAATGAAACTACAGAGCATGGACATCAGAAATAG
- a CDS encoding acyl-CoA thioesterase, which produces MNINAVAYDSPPDIIPGPQGDLTLKVLADSTSVNSSGDVFGGWVALHLDQAGELTARKMAGGTRVVAVSIGAMSFLRPVKMGDLIEFYGQVIEVGRTSIKVEVEAWIEGPHGASKLTEASLVFVAIDDNGRTRQIRDLMY; this is translated from the coding sequence ATGAACATTAACGCTGTGGCTTATGATTCTCCTCCAGATATTATTCCTGGTCCACAAGGTGATTTAACCCTGAAAGTGCTGGCTGATAGCACCTCTGTGAATAGCTCTGGAGATGTATTCGGCGGCTGGGTTGCCTTACACCTTGACCAGGCCGGAGAATTAACCGCAAGGAAAATGGCGGGAGGTACAAGGGTCGTAGCAGTCAGCATAGGAGCCATGAGCTTTTTAAGACCCGTTAAAATGGGAGATTTAATTGAGTTTTATGGTCAGGTGATTGAAGTAGGCCGTACATCCATCAAAGTAGAAGTGGAGGCCTGGATTGAAGGACCACATGGAGCCTCAAAACTGACGGAGGCCAGCCTTGTCTTTGTTGCAATAGACGATAATGGCAGAACCCGGCAAATCAGGGACCTGATGTACTAA
- a CDS encoding flavohemoglobin expression-modulating QEGLA motif protein — MLKLSEQQIIDRIHAKELFECEMLDGSFFLKIDSYVPAICTAIHAGSRLRKGLHPKCALSESERYYEEDSYTCQMIQAMPVTLIGNDSRYEYDLNRPIATCIYNKAWGKNVWHAKPGAKDRRKSIDKHQAFYRVLDKLVQSLNEQFGSSVIFDVHSYNYLRRDEPDTPTFNLGTEQLDTDRWQPVINRLLVQLNKIELPNLPVTARENTVFYGRGYMAAHINSRFQNSLVLPLEVKKIYMDELTGEVYPLVMQTLVEQFKNTLIDVSAFFSRRFSRKRYRKKADMLSEKMDPAVITVDRLFFQLARGLETLHYINPINIAVERKKFFKSNGSVSPTFVYRQLDIDPYLFREQLYRLPVAAIRDPGVQKLYRDVIDSYGKKIDLLVKAGEPGFLYESLKYYGEPGAIDNGNAQFILHATEQEAPAPLSVNTELAIAMFREAAEQWGMPCKVEKSSRLAAAAMVLNNKKTVQISANLQMTEREIRALINHELGVHMATTLNASSQQLKVFALGLPGNTYAQEGLAILNEFQSGNFSLKRLKVLALRVLAVREMIRRNDFRHTFSYLHEEHMLSQNQAFNLAVRVHRGGGFTKDHLYLSGVSRALELVKQCSIDNLYIGKTGFEYLDIINELVSRQWVTAPKYYPEYLKQPVESPVELNYLMTCIKPAPSQTGLSERLSLAS; from the coding sequence CATCCAAAATGCGCTTTATCAGAGTCTGAGCGTTATTATGAGGAAGATTCATACACCTGCCAGATGATCCAGGCTATGCCAGTCACATTGATTGGCAATGACTCTCGCTATGAATATGACCTGAACCGGCCCATTGCCACCTGTATTTATAACAAGGCTTGGGGAAAGAACGTATGGCACGCCAAGCCTGGAGCTAAAGATCGTCGGAAAAGTATTGATAAGCATCAGGCATTCTATCGGGTATTGGATAAGTTGGTGCAATCACTGAATGAACAGTTTGGGTCTTCGGTTATCTTTGATGTGCATTCGTATAATTATCTGCGCCGGGATGAACCGGACACACCTACGTTTAACTTAGGTACTGAGCAGCTTGATACCGACCGCTGGCAGCCGGTAATTAATCGTCTGTTAGTACAGCTGAATAAAATTGAGCTGCCAAATTTGCCTGTCACCGCACGTGAGAATACTGTCTTTTATGGTCGGGGTTATATGGCTGCCCATATTAACAGCCGCTTTCAGAATAGCCTGGTGTTGCCATTAGAAGTTAAAAAAATCTATATGGATGAACTCACGGGTGAAGTGTACCCGCTTGTAATGCAAACGCTGGTAGAACAATTCAAGAATACACTGATAGATGTTTCTGCCTTTTTCTCCCGACGTTTTTCTCGTAAGCGTTACCGGAAAAAGGCAGACATGCTTTCTGAGAAGATGGATCCGGCAGTAATAACTGTGGATAGGTTGTTTTTTCAGCTGGCCAGAGGGCTGGAAACCCTTCATTATATTAATCCGATCAATATTGCTGTTGAACGGAAAAAGTTTTTTAAATCGAATGGCAGTGTTAGCCCGACATTTGTTTATCGCCAGCTGGATATAGACCCTTACCTGTTTCGGGAGCAGTTATACCGTCTGCCAGTTGCCGCCATTCGGGATCCGGGAGTTCAAAAACTTTACCGTGACGTTATTGACAGTTACGGAAAAAAAATCGATTTACTGGTTAAAGCGGGTGAGCCGGGTTTTCTCTATGAGTCACTGAAATACTATGGTGAGCCTGGAGCCATTGACAATGGCAATGCTCAATTCATCCTTCATGCCACTGAGCAGGAAGCACCTGCGCCTTTATCCGTTAATACAGAGTTGGCTATTGCCATGTTCAGGGAAGCGGCAGAGCAATGGGGTATGCCTTGCAAGGTCGAAAAAAGCAGCAGGCTGGCAGCAGCGGCAATGGTTTTGAATAACAAAAAAACGGTTCAGATTAGTGCCAACTTGCAAATGACTGAACGTGAAATTCGTGCCCTGATCAACCATGAGCTTGGGGTTCATATGGCTACCACCCTGAATGCCAGTAGCCAGCAGTTAAAAGTATTTGCACTGGGCTTGCCCGGGAATACTTATGCCCAGGAAGGTCTTGCCATTTTAAATGAGTTCCAGTCCGGCAATTTCTCACTGAAGCGACTGAAAGTTCTGGCACTAAGAGTGCTGGCAGTCAGGGAAATGATCAGGCGCAATGATTTCAGGCACACATTCAGTTACCTCCATGAAGAACATATGTTGTCTCAGAATCAGGCATTCAATCTGGCTGTAAGGGTTCATCGGGGAGGCGGTTTTACCAAGGATCACCTTTATCTAAGCGGTGTCAGCAGGGCTTTGGAGTTGGTTAAACAGTGTAGCATAGACAATCTCTATATAGGCAAAACAGGTTTTGAATATCTGGATATCATAAATGAACTGGTTTCACGCCAGTGGGTTACAGCTCCAAAATACTACCCCGAATATCTGAAGCAACCTGTGGAAAGCCCTGTTGAACTCAATTATTTGATGACATGTATTAAACCTGCCCCGTCACAAACGGGGTTGTCTGAAAGGCTATCTCTGGCCTCTTAG
- a CDS encoding DUF4404 family protein, producing MPEELHLRIQDLHDMLEGQPVDECTAGTLRQITDEIQLALAQAEGDIPLQDYNEQLEQEAIKFSEKHPALSQAIRQVITTLSSIGI from the coding sequence ATGCCGGAAGAACTCCACCTGCGAATACAGGATCTTCACGATATGTTGGAGGGACAGCCTGTTGATGAATGTACTGCCGGGACATTAAGGCAAATCACCGATGAAATTCAACTTGCCCTGGCTCAAGCGGAAGGTGACATCCCCCTGCAAGACTATAATGAACAACTGGAGCAAGAGGCCATAAAGTTTAGCGAAAAGCACCCGGCTCTATCCCAAGCCATTCGACAGGTGATAACCACACTCTCCAGTATTGGAATATAG